A single window of Achromobacter xylosoxidans DNA harbors:
- a CDS encoding DUF5339 family protein encodes MMNTQRKTFAVLALAAALAALAGCNKSDEKAAPPAASTTPAPSTTTPGTPPAATTPPATTAPSGSGAPAGATAGLPAECDAYLTQVSACMDKLGASNPAAASFKQQLDAAKTQWATISDKTQLASQCKQSADLFAQSASQMGCK; translated from the coding sequence ATGATGAATACCCAACGCAAGACCTTTGCCGTGCTGGCGCTGGCCGCCGCGCTGGCCGCCCTGGCTGGCTGCAACAAGAGCGACGAGAAGGCCGCCCCGCCCGCGGCTTCGACCACGCCGGCCCCGTCCACCACCACGCCGGGCACGCCGCCCGCGGCCACCACGCCGCCGGCCACGACCGCGCCGTCCGGCTCGGGCGCCCCCGCCGGCGCCACCGCCGGCCTGCCTGCCGAGTGCGATGCCTACCTGACCCAGGTCAGCGCGTGCATGGACAAGCTGGGCGCCTCCAATCCCGCCGCGGCCAGCTTCAAGCAGCAGCTCGACGCCGCCAAGACTCAATGGGCCACGATCAGCGACAAGACGCAGCTGGCCTCCCAATGCAAACAGTCGGCCGACCTGTTTGCGCAGTCCGCTTCGCAGATGGGCTGCAAGTAA
- a CDS encoding accessory factor UbiK family protein has protein sequence MNNRTQWMEDIQKNISDLIARSPAADVERNVRALMTQAFSKLDLVTREEFDVQADLLARTRARVDQLSATVEQLESRLAALDK, from the coding sequence ATGAACAATCGCACCCAGTGGATGGAAGACATCCAGAAGAACATCTCCGACCTGATCGCCCGCAGCCCGGCGGCGGATGTCGAGCGCAACGTGCGCGCCCTGATGACGCAGGCGTTCTCCAAGCTCGATCTGGTCACCCGCGAAGAGTTCGACGTGCAGGCCGATCTGCTGGCGCGCACGCGGGCGCGCGTCGATCAGTTGTCCGCCACGGTTGAACAGCTGGAGTCGCGCCTGGCGGCCCTGGACAAGTAA
- a CDS encoding YifB family Mg chelatase-like AAA ATPase: MTLAVIASRTLSGLHAHAVRVETHLGPGLPSFNVVGLPDTEVRESRERVRAAILNSGFNFPAGRITVNLSPADIPKESGRFDLPIALGLLLAAGQLAPREEGAREEGAREGGAGAADAAAPDPLLAGLVLAGELSLTGALVPVSAALVIALSVARESPGATLILPAGSAEQAAWVEGLRVLSARSLADVAAHVAGVCRLPDAIAASWPAAPPAPCLSDVRGQPGARRALEVAAAGGHSLLMVGPPGAGKSMLAARLPGLLPPLARTQALEVAAIAALAGAPDARMGTPPFRAPHHSASPFALVGGGGRPRPGEISLAHHGVLFLDELPEFSRRTLEALREPLETGRVVIARALHTAQFPARFQLVAAMNPCPCGWRGHPRRACQCTPDQVARYAGKVSGPLLDRIDLYVTLPPPDLESLQGPPGEASAPVRARVARCRERQLARQGKSNAGLAGAELERHCPMDPSAQALLLQAMRRLAGSGRALHRALRVARTIADLDGADTLQASHVAQAVQYRRPGV; encoded by the coding sequence TTGACCCTTGCCGTAATCGCCAGCCGCACGCTCAGTGGCCTGCACGCCCATGCGGTGCGCGTCGAGACGCACCTGGGGCCGGGCCTGCCGAGTTTCAACGTGGTCGGCCTGCCCGACACCGAAGTCCGCGAAAGCCGTGAACGCGTGCGCGCGGCGATCCTCAACAGCGGCTTCAATTTTCCCGCCGGCCGCATCACGGTCAATCTGTCGCCGGCCGACATTCCGAAGGAGTCTGGCCGCTTCGACCTGCCCATCGCGCTGGGCCTGCTGCTGGCCGCCGGACAATTGGCGCCTCGGGAGGAGGGGGCGCGGGAAGAGGGTGCGCGGGAAGGGGGCGCGGGCGCGGCGGATGCCGCCGCGCCCGATCCGCTGTTGGCCGGCCTGGTGCTGGCGGGCGAATTGTCGTTGACGGGCGCGCTGGTACCCGTCTCGGCAGCCCTGGTGATCGCGCTGAGCGTGGCGCGGGAGTCGCCCGGCGCCACGCTCATCCTGCCCGCCGGCAGCGCCGAACAGGCGGCCTGGGTCGAGGGCCTGCGGGTGCTGTCGGCCCGCAGCCTGGCGGATGTGGCGGCTCATGTGGCGGGCGTCTGCCGCTTGCCGGACGCCATTGCGGCGAGCTGGCCGGCCGCGCCGCCGGCGCCGTGCCTGTCGGACGTGCGCGGCCAGCCCGGTGCGCGGCGCGCCCTTGAAGTGGCGGCCGCGGGCGGCCACAGTCTCTTGATGGTGGGGCCGCCCGGGGCCGGCAAGAGCATGCTGGCCGCGCGCCTGCCCGGCCTGCTGCCGCCGCTGGCGCGCACGCAGGCGCTCGAGGTCGCGGCCATTGCCGCGCTGGCCGGCGCGCCGGACGCGCGCATGGGCACGCCGCCGTTCCGCGCCCCGCATCATTCCGCGTCCCCGTTCGCGCTGGTGGGCGGCGGCGGCCGCCCGCGTCCCGGGGAGATCAGCCTGGCCCATCACGGCGTGCTGTTCCTGGACGAGCTGCCCGAGTTCAGCCGGCGCACGCTCGAGGCGCTGCGCGAGCCGCTGGAAACGGGCAGGGTGGTGATCGCCCGCGCCCTGCACACCGCCCAGTTCCCCGCCCGCTTCCAGCTGGTGGCGGCGATGAATCCGTGCCCCTGCGGCTGGCGCGGCCACCCGCGCCGGGCCTGCCAGTGCACGCCGGACCAGGTGGCGCGTTATGCCGGCAAGGTTTCGGGGCCGCTGCTCGACCGGATCGACCTGTATGTGACCCTGCCGCCGCCCGATCTGGAAAGCCTGCAGGGACCGCCCGGCGAGGCGTCGGCGCCAGTGCGGGCGCGAGTGGCGCGTTGCCGCGAGCGCCAGCTGGCACGGCAGGGCAAGTCCAATGCCGGCCTGGCCGGCGCCGAACTGGAGCGTCATTGCCCCATGGACCCGTCCGCCCAGGCGCTGTTGTTGCAGGCGATGCGGCGATTGGCGGGATCCGGGCGGGCGCTGCATCGCGCCCTGCGGGTGGCGCGGACCATCGCCGACCTTGACGGGGCGGATACGCTGCAGGCCAGCCATGTGGCCCAGGCGGTGCAGTATCGACGGCCGGGGGTATGA